One region of Alcanivorax sediminis genomic DNA includes:
- a CDS encoding ABC1 kinase family protein — protein MHTGKDLLRMNELAAILFRYGFADVIRRLGLATPIEQAGKLVRSPVKSDMLRMGTAERLRHSMEEMGPTFVKLGQVLATRVDLFPMDWISEFEKLQDQASPIPFADLSPIVEAALGKPIDNLFARIDPEPVGVASIGQVHSALTRRGQKVVIKIQKPGIRDKIESDLRLLDQLAKIASDNSVELRRYRPVELVREFRRSLLRELDFTIEARNADRIRKNMRSLKWLTIPRVHWDLSSPTVQVQDLIQGIPARAVEQIEQAGLDRELVARRGALAAWKMVLEDGFFHADPHPGNFIILSGNRIAMLDFGMVGKLSHNRREQILQLTRSVVLREAEQCAGVLANWSDGQPIKFDQLVSDVEDVISQYHGVSLAQLDITALLADVTAMVRNHNLVLPSDIALLIKAIITLEGFGRLLNPDFDLMTEAEPLLKRVIRTRYSPVRLAKSLSLRALDVVDKVYAPPSVPGQGPHQDSGIDPRHLERLVTRLERGQYRQVQALIVLAGFIGGSILLAGKVAPAPWGISVLGLLVFLGSAGWASWLMFVSRRFLREWE, from the coding sequence ATGCATACGGGCAAAGACCTGCTGCGCATGAACGAGTTGGCCGCCATTCTTTTTCGTTACGGTTTTGCTGATGTGATTCGCCGGTTAGGACTGGCAACACCGATAGAACAAGCCGGCAAGCTGGTCCGAAGTCCAGTCAAAAGCGATATGCTGCGAATGGGTACGGCAGAACGACTGCGTCACTCCATGGAAGAAATGGGCCCCACCTTCGTCAAGCTTGGCCAGGTGTTGGCCACCCGGGTCGATCTGTTTCCAATGGACTGGATCAGTGAATTTGAAAAGCTCCAGGATCAGGCCTCCCCTATTCCCTTTGCCGATCTATCTCCCATAGTAGAAGCCGCGCTCGGCAAACCTATCGATAATCTCTTTGCCCGAATTGACCCTGAGCCTGTTGGTGTCGCCTCCATCGGCCAGGTACACAGTGCCCTGACCCGCCGTGGCCAGAAGGTGGTGATCAAGATCCAGAAGCCAGGTATCCGGGACAAAATTGAATCCGACCTGCGGTTGTTGGATCAACTGGCCAAAATTGCCTCGGATAACTCAGTCGAGCTACGTCGCTACCGGCCAGTAGAACTGGTGAGAGAGTTTCGCCGTTCTCTGTTGCGTGAGCTGGATTTCACCATTGAGGCCCGTAATGCAGACCGCATCCGCAAGAATATGCGTTCCCTTAAATGGTTGACGATACCCCGGGTGCATTGGGACCTGTCCTCACCAACTGTTCAGGTTCAGGACCTGATTCAGGGGATTCCCGCCCGTGCGGTTGAACAGATAGAGCAGGCCGGCCTGGATCGTGAACTGGTTGCGCGCAGAGGCGCGCTGGCAGCCTGGAAAATGGTCCTGGAAGACGGCTTCTTCCATGCTGACCCACACCCCGGAAACTTCATCATCCTGTCAGGCAACCGCATTGCCATGCTGGATTTCGGCATGGTGGGGAAGCTGAGCCACAACCGCCGTGAGCAGATCTTGCAGTTGACCCGATCGGTGGTTCTACGCGAGGCAGAACAGTGCGCAGGCGTACTTGCCAACTGGTCGGATGGCCAACCGATCAAATTCGATCAGCTGGTGTCAGATGTTGAAGACGTCATCAGTCAATATCACGGCGTGTCCCTGGCTCAGTTGGACATTACTGCGCTACTCGCCGATGTCACCGCCATGGTGCGCAACCATAATCTGGTACTGCCCAGCGATATCGCCTTGCTGATCAAGGCCATCATCACTCTTGAGGGCTTCGGTCGGTTGCTGAATCCGGATTTCGACTTGATGACTGAGGCCGAGCCACTACTGAAGAGGGTAATTCGAACCCGCTACTCGCCAGTCAGGCTGGCAAAGAGCCTGAGTTTGAGAGCGCTGGATGTGGTCGACAAGGTGTATGCGCCGCCATCTGTACCGGGCCAGGGGCCCCATCAGGACAGCGGCATAGACCCTCGTCACCTGGAAAGGCTGGTGACACGGCTGGAACGAGGCCAGTATCGTCAAGTTCAGGCACTGATAGTACTTGCAGGCTTTATCGGCGGCAGTATCCTGTTGGCGGGCAAGGTGGCACCGGCGCCATGGGGAATCTCTGTGCTGGGGTTACTGGTATTTTTGGGCAGTGCTGGCTGGGCCAGCTGGCTGATGTTTGTTTCCCGGCGTTTCCTGAGGGAATGGGAGTAG
- the nfuA gene encoding Fe-S biogenesis protein NfuA: MSEQLIKITEPAQEYLRDLLSKQDQEDIAVRIFVERPGTPHAECCMAYCPEGEQEEGDVRLDFEGFYAWIEGKSVRYLEDAVIDYKKDSMGGQLTFRAPKSRVPDISEDASVEEKINYVLYAEINPNLAAHGGSVQLLELTEDMVAVLEFGGGCQGCSVVDVTLRDGVEKTLKERIPELTGVRDKTDHTVTDNAYYN, from the coding sequence ATGTCAGAGCAGTTGATCAAGATTACTGAGCCCGCCCAGGAATACCTGCGCGACTTGCTCAGCAAACAGGACCAGGAAGACATCGCGGTTCGCATCTTTGTGGAGCGTCCTGGCACCCCCCATGCCGAGTGCTGCATGGCCTACTGTCCGGAGGGTGAGCAGGAAGAGGGCGATGTGCGCCTTGATTTCGAAGGGTTTTACGCCTGGATCGAAGGCAAGAGTGTGCGTTACCTGGAAGATGCGGTCATCGATTACAAAAAAGACAGCATGGGAGGCCAGCTGACTTTCCGCGCTCCGAAATCCCGCGTGCCGGACATCAGTGAAGATGCTTCTGTGGAAGAGAAGATCAACTATGTGCTGTATGCCGAAATCAACCCGAACCTGGCGGCCCATGGTGGCAGCGTGCAGCTGCTTGAGTTAACCGAAGATATGGTTGCAGTGCTGGAGTTTGGTGGTGGCTGTCAGGGTTGCTCCGTGGTGGATGTCACCCTGCGCGATGGTGTGGAAAAGACGCTGAAAGAACGTATTCCGGAACTGACTGGCGTGCGTGACAAGACCGATCACACGGTAACGGATAACGCATACTACAACTAA
- a CDS encoding DUF2970 domain-containing protein has product MTEQNDQDKQDKPTLIQTIHSILAALIGVQSGKNRERDFTKGDAGNYLGVYVILVIGLVIGMVITVNLVLDAAAK; this is encoded by the coding sequence ATGACAGAGCAAAACGACCAAGACAAACAGGACAAACCCACCCTGATCCAGACTATTCACAGTATTCTGGCGGCGCTGATTGGCGTACAGAGCGGGAAGAACCGCGAGCGCGATTTCACCAAGGGTGATGCCGGCAATTATCTTGGCGTCTATGTGATTCTGGTCATTGGTCTGGTCATCGGCATGGTGATCACCGTTAACCTGGTTCTGGACGCTGCAGCCAAGTAA
- a CDS encoding M48 family metallopeptidase has product MNLHGKILITVLAGSLAACATSPLGRNQFLLMPEDQMNEMGATAYQQIKQETPVSKDQSQTAYIRCVANAITSTLPDKQSWEVNLFEDNSANAFALPGGKIGVNTGLLKVAKNQSQLATVIGHEIGHVQAHHSNERMSLEYATQNGLGLIGAIAGQDTAVKQGIFAAMGLGAQYGVALPFSRKHEAEADIVGLQLMAKAGFDPRESVNLWVNMAAANGGEPPEFMSTHPSNETRIQGLQSRLPEVMPLYNQAKAAGRNPSCG; this is encoded by the coding sequence ATGAATCTACACGGAAAAATCCTGATCACTGTATTGGCGGGCTCACTGGCTGCCTGCGCCACGTCTCCTCTGGGGCGCAACCAGTTCCTGCTGATGCCGGAAGATCAGATGAATGAAATGGGCGCCACAGCCTACCAACAGATCAAGCAGGAAACGCCGGTCAGCAAGGACCAGAGCCAGACCGCCTACATCCGTTGCGTGGCCAATGCCATTACCTCAACCCTGCCAGACAAGCAGTCCTGGGAGGTGAACCTGTTCGAAGATAATTCTGCCAATGCCTTTGCTCTGCCGGGCGGCAAGATTGGCGTGAACACCGGCTTGCTGAAAGTCGCCAAGAACCAGTCACAGCTGGCCACCGTTATCGGCCATGAAATTGGCCATGTGCAGGCCCATCACTCCAATGAGCGCATGTCGCTGGAATACGCCACCCAGAATGGCCTGGGCCTGATCGGCGCCATCGCCGGGCAGGATACGGCCGTCAAACAGGGTATTTTCGCCGCCATGGGACTTGGCGCGCAGTATGGTGTGGCCCTGCCCTTCAGCCGCAAGCATGAAGCGGAAGCCGATATTGTTGGCCTGCAGTTGATGGCCAAAGCCGGTTTCGACCCGCGTGAAAGCGTCAACCTGTGGGTCAACATGGCTGCAGCCAATGGCGGCGAGCCACCGGAGTTCATGTCCACCCACCCCTCCAACGAGACCCGCATACAAGGGCTGCAGTCTCGTCTGCCGGAAGTGATGCCGCTTTATAACCAAGCCAAGGCGGCTGGCCGGAATCCGAGCTGCGGTTAA
- a CDS encoding SET domain-containing protein, with amino-acid sequence MSKPYLRDDLVDVRESKLHGRGLFAAQPIAKGTELGLCKARRTKEEGPHVLWIDDHGEEKYQVQCDLKYINHSKKPNVAYYDDLTVVALKKIKAGDELLHDYGEEWE; translated from the coding sequence ATGTCCAAGCCATACCTACGTGATGACCTGGTGGATGTGCGAGAAAGCAAACTGCATGGTCGTGGTCTGTTTGCTGCACAACCCATCGCAAAGGGGACCGAGCTGGGCCTCTGCAAGGCCCGCCGTACCAAAGAGGAAGGTCCCCATGTGCTGTGGATTGATGATCACGGAGAAGAAAAGTACCAGGTGCAATGTGACCTCAAGTACATCAATCACAGCAAGAAACCCAATGTGGCCTACTATGATGACCTCACCGTGGTGGCGTTGAAGAAGATCAAGGCCGGCGATGAGCTGCTGCACGACTACGGTGAGGAGTGGGAGTGA
- a CDS encoding RluA family pseudouridine synthase: MSSTFSGADSSVTDNPSYYIVPTCHERVGIVYQDADILLINKPAYLLSVPGRAPENKDCAITRLQQQFEDVRLIHRLDLDTSGIMVFALSREGQSRLSRLFQLRTVKKRYQAVVHGIVAEDEGSVELPLIADWPNRPLQKVCHEHGKHALTHYQVLERDEVHHRTRLALSPVTGRSHQLRIHCRELGHPIIGCDMYAPPAVEALSPRLLLHAEWLGFNHPVTGLWCEFSSPCPF; the protein is encoded by the coding sequence TTCTCTGGGGCTGATTCCTCTGTGACCGATAATCCGTCCTACTACATCGTGCCCACCTGCCATGAGCGGGTGGGTATCGTTTATCAGGATGCGGATATCCTGCTCATCAACAAGCCGGCGTATCTGCTGAGCGTTCCCGGCAGAGCGCCGGAAAACAAGGATTGCGCCATCACCCGCCTGCAGCAGCAGTTCGAGGATGTTCGCCTGATTCATCGTCTTGATCTGGATACCTCAGGCATCATGGTGTTCGCACTCAGCCGTGAGGGCCAGAGCCGCCTGAGCCGATTGTTTCAGCTGCGCACCGTCAAGAAACGCTACCAGGCAGTAGTCCATGGCATCGTTGCCGAGGATGAAGGAAGCGTTGAACTGCCCCTCATTGCTGATTGGCCAAACAGGCCGCTGCAGAAGGTGTGCCATGAGCATGGCAAACACGCGCTGACCCACTACCAGGTACTGGAGAGGGATGAAGTCCATCATCGCACCCGACTGGCCTTGAGCCCGGTTACTGGCCGCAGCCATCAGTTGCGCATTCATTGCAGAGAGTTGGGGCACCCCATCATCGGCTGTGACATGTACGCACCGCCAGCGGTGGAAGCGCTTAGCCCGCGCCTTCTGCTTCACGCCGAATGGCTGGGCTTCAACCATCCCGTCACCGGCCTGTGGTGCGAATTCAGCTCACCCTGCCCGTTCTAG